Proteins encoded in a region of the Sphingomonas jaspsi DSM 18422 genome:
- the pgsA gene encoding CDP-diacylglycerol--glycerol-3-phosphate 3-phosphatidyltransferase codes for MLTLPNLLTLSRILAVPILVFLLWKPTPVDYAVTYVLYCVVGITDYFDGYLARAQGQISRLGQFLDPIADKIMVAAVIVMLMASRKANGEPPILQDFSIIPALVILLREIIVSGLREFLGPLNVSVPVSKLAKWKTTFQLTALGALILGGALPAQHWVHVTGLVSLWAAAALTLITGYDYLRIGLKHMD; via the coding sequence ATGCTGACGCTGCCCAACCTGCTGACCCTGTCGCGAATCCTGGCGGTGCCGATCCTTGTCTTCCTGCTGTGGAAGCCGACCCCGGTCGATTATGCCGTCACCTATGTGCTGTACTGCGTCGTCGGGATTACAGACTATTTCGACGGTTATCTGGCGCGTGCGCAGGGGCAGATCTCGCGGCTGGGGCAATTCCTCGATCCCATCGCCGACAAGATCATGGTAGCGGCGGTCATCGTGATGCTGATGGCCTCGCGCAAGGCCAACGGCGAACCGCCGATCCTGCAGGACTTCAGCATCATTCCCGCGCTGGTCATCCTGCTGCGCGAAATCATCGTGTCGGGCCTGCGCGAATTCCTGGGACCGTTGAATGTCTCCGTGCCGGTCAGCAAGCTCGCCAAATGGAAGACGACCTTCCAGTTGACCGCACTGGGGGCACTGATCCTGGGCGGCGCGCTGCCCGCGCAGCACTGGGTTCATGTCACCGGCCTCGTCAGCCTGTGGGCCGCCGCGGCGCTGACGCTGATCACGGGCTACGACTACCTGCGGATCGGCCTCAAGCATATGGACTGA
- a CDS encoding MFS transporter produces the protein MQDSAHLLRTRRFLPLFVTQFLGAFNDNLFRTSMVMLVIYGIYRDATQEATFSAIAGGLFILPFFLLSALSGQLADSTDKARIVRIVKSAEILIMLFGAAGLLWHSVPLLLLALAAMGVHSTFFGPIKYAILPQHLDGDEVLAGTGLVEAGTYVAILGGTIVGGILVVEDAGGFHAQYAALGVLIVSLLGRVAGQFVPSAPPAGDAPPLKMDWHILRASISLVNATLHIPRLFLAIISISFFWAMGAVLAAQFPPLVKNAIGADQTVATLFLGTFSIGVAIGSVAVNRLLKGSVSARFSPASALAMGLFVLDLFRRVKGWPAPEAELRDLHAFLDMPNAWMIVLDLLGVAIAGGMFVVPLYAFLTTTVPKSETARTVAANNIVNSGFMVAATLVLTGSLQFGITVADTLLIVAIASVMSAWLAWKLHLACD, from the coding sequence ATGCAGGACAGCGCCCACCTTTTACGCACCCGGCGGTTCCTGCCGCTGTTCGTGACCCAGTTTCTGGGGGCCTTCAACGACAATCTGTTCCGCACGTCGATGGTGATGCTGGTCATCTACGGCATCTATCGCGACGCGACCCAAGAAGCGACCTTCAGCGCAATTGCAGGCGGGCTGTTCATCCTGCCCTTCTTCCTGCTGTCGGCGCTTTCGGGTCAGCTGGCGGATTCGACCGACAAGGCGCGGATTGTCAGGATCGTGAAGAGCGCCGAAATCCTGATCATGCTGTTCGGCGCGGCGGGCCTGCTATGGCACAGTGTGCCCCTGCTGCTGCTCGCGCTGGCGGCAATGGGGGTCCATTCGACCTTCTTTGGCCCGATCAAATACGCCATCCTGCCCCAGCATCTCGACGGTGACGAAGTTCTGGCTGGGACCGGGCTGGTCGAAGCCGGGACCTATGTGGCCATCCTCGGCGGTACGATCGTCGGCGGCATCTTGGTGGTAGAGGACGCGGGCGGATTCCATGCCCAATATGCCGCGCTCGGCGTTCTGATCGTGTCGTTGCTCGGCCGGGTGGCCGGTCAATTCGTCCCGTCCGCACCGCCCGCCGGGGACGCGCCGCCGCTCAAGATGGACTGGCACATCCTTCGCGCGTCGATCAGCCTGGTCAATGCGACGCTGCACATCCCGCGGCTGTTCCTCGCGATCATTTCCATCAGCTTCTTCTGGGCGATGGGCGCCGTGCTGGCGGCGCAATTCCCGCCGCTGGTCAAAAACGCCATCGGCGCGGACCAGACCGTCGCCACCTTATTCCTCGGCACCTTCTCGATCGGCGTCGCAATCGGATCGGTGGCGGTCAACCGCTTGCTGAAGGGCAGCGTATCCGCGCGCTTTTCGCCCGCCAGCGCGTTGGCGATGGGACTGTTCGTGCTCGACCTGTTCCGCCGCGTGAAAGGATGGCCTGCGCCCGAAGCCGAACTGCGCGACCTCCATGCTTTCCTCGACATGCCCAATGCCTGGATGATTGTGCTCGACCTGCTCGGCGTGGCGATTGCCGGCGGGATGTTCGTGGTGCCACTCTATGCCTTCCTCACGACGACCGTCCCCAAGTCGGAAACGGCTCGCACGGTCGCGGCCAACAACATCGTCAATTCGGGCTTCATGGTCGCGGCGACGCTGGTGCTGACCGGGTCTCTCCAATTTGGCATCACCGTCGCCGATACGCTGCTGATCGTGGCGATCGCCAGCGTGATGAGCGCGTGGTTGGCGTGGAAACTCCACCTCGCCTGCGACTGA
- a CDS encoding putative bifunctional diguanylate cyclase/phosphodiesterase, with protein MPRAARTDWFVLAILVAAVAMLIWNGSDFFIRITSAGGRLGAEAKIAATALTLNVALILFGWRRYGDLLHEASMRRDSEARAALIASTDALTGLLNRKGFADEGEAMRAGARSDGRHLAVMSIQLNRFKAVNDRHGYDVGDKVIRAMAETLVEGAGPEAIVARLSGDEFAIAMPCDGDQDASVVSSAERILRSLTRPILVDDKMIQVGAFIGITWSDPDLGQVRDHLRRADIALDHARSTCSVRPIWFDDSMERAMIAHSELEQGIRHGLEHGQFVPHFEPQVDLLTGGIVGFEVLARWQHPLGGQIGPDVFIPIAEEYGLIGRLSEQVMLAAMRQAASWDPAIQLSVNISPRQLGDGWLAQRIVRLLTEAGFPADRLVVEITESSLFSDLELARSIVTSLKNQGVRLALDDFGTGFSSLSHLRALPFDYIKIDRCFVSTLDEQPESAAIVRAVSTLAEALKVPVIVEGIADARTHAALAGYGCAIGQGWYFGKPMTAEQATELLRTRAERPAETPQPQRVRRR; from the coding sequence GTGCCCCGCGCGGCGCGAACCGACTGGTTCGTGCTCGCAATTCTCGTCGCCGCGGTGGCGATGCTGATCTGGAACGGCAGCGACTTCTTCATCCGCATCACCTCGGCGGGCGGCCGGCTCGGCGCCGAAGCCAAGATTGCGGCGACCGCGCTCACGCTCAACGTCGCGCTGATCCTATTCGGCTGGCGTCGCTACGGCGACCTGCTGCACGAAGCGAGCATGCGCCGCGACAGCGAGGCGCGGGCGGCACTGATCGCCTCGACCGATGCGCTGACCGGTCTTCTGAACCGCAAGGGCTTTGCCGACGAGGGCGAGGCGATGCGCGCGGGTGCGCGCAGCGACGGTCGCCACCTCGCGGTGATGTCGATCCAGCTCAACCGCTTCAAGGCAGTCAACGACCGCCATGGCTATGACGTTGGCGACAAGGTCATCCGCGCGATGGCCGAAACGCTGGTCGAAGGTGCGGGGCCGGAAGCGATTGTGGCACGACTGTCCGGCGATGAATTCGCGATCGCCATGCCCTGCGATGGCGACCAGGACGCTAGCGTCGTGTCCAGTGCCGAACGCATCCTGCGATCGCTTACCCGCCCAATCCTTGTGGACGACAAGATGATCCAGGTTGGGGCGTTCATCGGGATCACCTGGTCTGACCCCGACCTCGGCCAGGTCCGCGATCACCTTCGCCGCGCCGACATTGCGCTCGACCATGCCCGATCCACCTGTTCGGTCCGGCCGATCTGGTTCGACGACAGCATGGAGCGCGCAATGATCGCGCACAGCGAGCTCGAGCAGGGGATCCGTCACGGTCTCGAGCATGGGCAATTCGTTCCGCACTTCGAACCGCAGGTCGACTTGCTGACCGGCGGCATCGTCGGGTTCGAGGTGCTGGCGCGCTGGCAGCATCCGCTGGGTGGCCAGATCGGGCCAGACGTGTTCATCCCCATCGCCGAGGAATATGGATTGATCGGTCGCCTGTCGGAACAGGTGATGCTCGCCGCAATGCGCCAGGCGGCATCGTGGGACCCGGCCATCCAGCTGTCGGTCAACATCTCGCCGCGTCAGCTCGGCGACGGGTGGCTGGCACAGCGCATCGTGCGACTTTTGACCGAGGCGGGCTTTCCCGCCGATCGCCTCGTGGTCGAAATTACCGAAAGCTCACTGTTCAGCGATCTCGAACTGGCCCGATCGATCGTCACCAGCCTCAAAAACCAGGGCGTGCGTCTCGCGCTCGACGATTTCGGTACCGGCTTCTCGTCGCTGTCGCATCTCAGGGCCTTGCCGTTCGATTACATCAAGATCGATCGCTGTTTCGTGTCGACGCTCGACGAACAGCCGGAAAGCGCGGCAATCGTCCGGGCAGTGTCGACCCTCGCCGAGGCGCTCAAGGTGCCGGTCATCGTCGAAGGCATCGCCGATGCCCGCACTCACGCCGCGCTGGCCGGTTACGGCTGCGCGATCGGCCAGGGCTGGTACTTCGGCAAGCCGATGACTGCCGAGCAGGCGACCGAGCTGCTCAGGACCCGGGCAGAACGACCGGCCGAGACGCCGCAACCGCAGCGCGTACGCCGCCGCTAG
- a CDS encoding integration host factor subunit beta — protein sequence MIRSELVQKLCNDFPDLTQREVENVVSALFDSITDQLAKGGRVELRGFGAFSTRQRDARVGRNPRTGEPVDVDAKRVPYFKPGKEMRERLNLGGDA from the coding sequence ATGATCCGTTCCGAACTGGTGCAAAAACTGTGCAACGACTTTCCCGATCTCACCCAGCGCGAGGTCGAAAATGTCGTGAGCGCCCTGTTCGATTCCATCACCGACCAGCTGGCCAAGGGCGGCCGCGTCGAGCTGCGCGGTTTCGGCGCCTTTTCGACCCGCCAGCGCGACGCCCGCGTCGGTCGCAACCCGCGTACTGGCGAGCCGGTCGACGTGGATGCGAAGCGCGTGCCCTACTTCAAGCCGGGCAAGGAAATGCGCGAGCGGTTAAACCTGGGCGGCGACGCCTGA
- the rpsA gene encoding 30S ribosomal protein S1: protein MATTAFPSRDDFAAMLNEQLGGENEAFEGRVVKGTVTAIENDLAVIDVGLKSEGRVALREFAAPGQKADLKVGDEVEVYVDRVENANGEAMLSRDRARREAAWDNLEKEFEAGNRVDGVIFGRVKGGFTVDLGGAVAFLPGSQVDIRPVRDVAPLMDIAQPFQILKMDRRRGNIVVSRRAILEETRAEQRSGLIQSLEEGQVIDGVVKNITDYGAFVDLGGIDGLLHVTDISYKRVNHPSEVIAIGDTVKVQIIRINRDTQRISLGMKQLESDPWEGAAAKYPIEGTFTGRVTNITEYGAFVELEPGIEGLVHVSEMSWTKKNVHPGKIVSTSQEVEVKILEVDEEKRRISLGLKQAQANPWSDFAEKHPVGTEVEGEVKNATEFGLFIGLPGDVDGMVHMSDIAWGVSGEEALALHHKGETVKAVVLDVDVEKERISLGMKQLERGGVSAAAASGGAGVNKGDVVTVTVLEVRDGGLEVQVGDDGATGFLKRTDLGRDRDEQRPERFQVGQKFDAMVTGFDRSKKPNFSIKAMQIAEEKQAVAQYGSSDSGASLGDILGAALKEKEAKKK from the coding sequence ATGGCCACTACGGCATTTCCGAGCCGCGACGATTTCGCGGCGATGCTCAACGAACAACTTGGTGGTGAAAACGAGGCCTTCGAAGGCCGCGTGGTCAAGGGTACCGTCACCGCCATCGAAAACGACCTCGCCGTCATCGACGTCGGCCTGAAGTCGGAAGGCCGCGTCGCGCTGCGCGAATTCGCCGCGCCGGGCCAGAAGGCCGATCTCAAGGTCGGTGACGAAGTCGAAGTCTATGTCGACCGCGTCGAAAACGCCAATGGCGAAGCCATGCTCAGCCGCGACCGCGCTCGCCGCGAAGCCGCATGGGACAATCTTGAAAAGGAATTCGAAGCCGGCAACCGCGTCGACGGCGTGATCTTCGGCCGCGTCAAGGGCGGCTTCACCGTCGACCTCGGCGGCGCCGTGGCCTTCCTGCCCGGTTCGCAGGTCGACATCCGCCCGGTCCGCGACGTCGCGCCGCTGATGGACATCGCCCAGCCGTTCCAGATCCTGAAGATGGACCGTCGCCGCGGCAACATCGTCGTGTCGCGCCGCGCCATTCTCGAAGAAACCCGCGCCGAACAGCGTTCGGGCCTGATCCAGAGCCTTGAAGAAGGCCAGGTGATCGACGGCGTCGTCAAGAACATCACCGACTACGGTGCGTTCGTCGACCTCGGCGGCATCGACGGCCTGCTGCATGTCACCGACATCAGCTACAAGCGCGTCAACCACCCGAGCGAAGTGATCGCCATCGGCGACACCGTGAAGGTCCAGATCATCCGCATCAACCGCGACACCCAGCGCATCTCGCTCGGGATGAAGCAGCTTGAATCGGATCCGTGGGAAGGCGCCGCTGCCAAGTACCCGATCGAAGGCACCTTCACCGGCCGCGTCACGAACATCACCGAATATGGTGCGTTCGTCGAACTCGAACCGGGCATCGAAGGCCTGGTCCACGTTTCGGAAATGAGCTGGACCAAGAAGAACGTCCACCCGGGCAAGATCGTCAGCACTTCGCAGGAAGTCGAAGTCAAGATCCTCGAAGTCGACGAAGAAAAGCGTCGCATTTCGCTGGGCCTCAAGCAGGCCCAGGCCAACCCGTGGTCGGACTTCGCCGAGAAGCACCCGGTCGGCACCGAAGTCGAAGGCGAAGTCAAGAACGCCACCGAATTCGGCCTGTTCATCGGTCTTCCGGGCGACGTCGACGGCATGGTCCACATGTCGGACATCGCCTGGGGCGTGTCGGGTGAAGAGGCGCTGGCGCTTCATCACAAGGGCGAAACCGTCAAGGCGGTTGTCCTCGACGTCGACGTCGAAAAGGAACGCATCAGCCTTGGCATGAAGCAGCTTGAGCGCGGTGGCGTTTCGGCCGCTGCGGCCTCGGGCGGCGCGGGCGTCAACAAGGGCGATGTCGTCACCGTCACCGTCCTCGAAGTCCGCGACGGCGGCCTCGAAGTGCAGGTCGGCGACGACGGCGCAACCGGCTTCCTCAAGCGCACCGATCTTGGCCGCGACCGCGACGAACAGCGTCCGGAACGCTTCCAGGTCGGCCAGAAGTTCGACGCGATGGTCACCGGCTTCGACCGGTCGAAGAAGCCGAACTTCTCGATCAAGGCGATGCAGATCGCCGAAGAGAAGCAGGCCGTTGCCCAGTACGGCAGCTCGGACTCGGGTGCGTCGCTCGGCGACATCCTCGGCGCCGCGCTGAAGGAAAAGGAAGCCAAGAAGAAGTAA
- a CDS encoding RNB domain-containing ribonuclease — protein MKALRDPDCILEAGLRAIREQYRLPTDFPADALAEAKAAAGKAPTDHRDLTALPFVTLDPASSMDLDQAFAIETDGADMVLRYAIADVAWFVADGGPMDREAWVRGTSQYLPDGKVSLYPPILSEGAASLLPDQDRPAVVFTVRIAPDGKVKLDGVERCVVRSRAKLAYDGVTPNQLPQGFDEIARRIEAAEAARGASRLDPPEQEVVRDNGHYKLEMRPQTKAELQNAALSLATNMAVADLLYAHHTGLFRTMGGPGDWAIRRLRHTAKALGIDWPKKRGLEEMEASLDQHDPRQAALVLAIRRSSPGALYEPFKEGVKPWHSAMAATYVHATAPLRRLADRYVVMAALAVANGEPVPESVTAAFAKLPDVMAKADGLGGQIERAAVDLAETVVLEPMTGKTFDAVVTDIDDRGARIQLCGEPVVARVKTDGLAPGDRIEVRLDAADPQTRQLAFSTVATR, from the coding sequence ATGAAGGCCCTGCGCGATCCCGACTGTATCCTGGAAGCCGGCCTGCGCGCGATCCGCGAGCAATATCGCCTTCCGACCGACTTTCCCGCCGATGCGCTGGCGGAGGCGAAGGCGGCGGCCGGCAAGGCGCCGACCGACCATCGCGACCTCACCGCCCTGCCCTTCGTCACCCTCGACCCGGCCAGCTCGATGGACCTCGACCAGGCCTTCGCGATCGAGACCGACGGTGCGGACATGGTGCTGCGCTACGCCATCGCCGACGTCGCCTGGTTCGTGGCCGATGGCGGGCCGATGGACCGCGAAGCTTGGGTGCGCGGTACCTCGCAATATCTGCCCGACGGCAAGGTCAGCCTTTATCCACCGATCCTCAGTGAAGGCGCGGCAAGCCTGCTGCCCGACCAGGACCGGCCGGCAGTGGTCTTCACCGTGCGCATCGCCCCCGACGGCAAGGTCAAGCTGGATGGCGTCGAACGCTGCGTCGTCCGCAGCCGGGCGAAGCTCGCCTATGACGGCGTCACCCCCAACCAATTGCCGCAAGGCTTCGACGAGATCGCACGCCGCATCGAAGCGGCCGAGGCGGCGCGCGGTGCGTCGCGGCTCGACCCGCCCGAGCAGGAGGTCGTCCGCGACAACGGCCATTACAAGCTCGAAATGCGGCCGCAAACCAAGGCGGAGCTTCAGAACGCAGCCCTCAGCCTCGCCACCAACATGGCCGTCGCGGACCTGCTGTACGCCCATCACACTGGGCTGTTCCGCACCATGGGCGGGCCCGGCGACTGGGCCATCCGCCGCCTGCGCCATACCGCCAAGGCGCTCGGCATCGATTGGCCGAAGAAGCGCGGGCTCGAAGAAATGGAAGCATCGCTCGACCAGCATGATCCCAGGCAGGCCGCACTGGTCCTTGCCATCCGCCGCTCCAGCCCCGGCGCACTGTACGAGCCCTTCAAGGAAGGCGTGAAGCCGTGGCACAGCGCGATGGCAGCGACCTACGTCCACGCAACCGCGCCGCTCCGACGCCTCGCCGACCGCTACGTCGTGATGGCTGCACTGGCCGTGGCCAATGGCGAACCCGTGCCGGAATCGGTCACCGCCGCCTTCGCCAAGCTGCCCGACGTAATGGCCAAGGCCGACGGGCTCGGCGGACAGATCGAACGAGCGGCGGTGGATCTCGCCGAGACGGTCGTGCTCGAGCCCATGACCGGCAAGACGTTCGACGCGGTGGTGACCGACATCGACGACCGGGGTGCACGGATCCAGCTATGCGGCGAACCCGTCGTCGCGCGGGTGAAGACCGACGGACTGGCGCCGGGCGACCGGATCGAAGTCCGGCTCGACGCTGCCGATCCGCAGACACGCCAGCTGGCTTTTTCGACCGTCGCGACGCGCTGA
- a CDS encoding DUF3142 domain-containing protein, with protein MWVALAALAMAGCGKADPDRVEAARYDSVWLWAGVRPTDAVRKASTVYILDGEIRGRPARFAPLRIAMPKAPNPHLWLVVRTDTLDWPAGAHSDIVARLDRWAAAGNRVDGLQVDFDAATRGLDGYADFLSRLRSALPRRYKLSITGLMDWSANGDPAALKRLGGIVDEVVIQTYQGRTTIPGYEAYFRRMKGFPLPFKVGLVDNGRWHEPAGLADEPNFRGYVVFLLNDR; from the coding sequence TTGTGGGTTGCGCTGGCGGCGCTGGCCATGGCGGGGTGCGGAAAAGCCGATCCGGACCGTGTCGAGGCCGCCCGCTACGACAGCGTCTGGCTGTGGGCAGGCGTCCGCCCGACCGACGCGGTGCGCAAGGCATCGACGGTTTACATCCTCGATGGGGAAATTCGCGGACGGCCCGCCCGCTTCGCGCCTCTACGAATCGCAATGCCCAAGGCGCCGAATCCGCACCTCTGGCTAGTCGTCAGAACCGACACGCTGGACTGGCCTGCGGGTGCACATTCCGACATCGTGGCCCGCCTCGATCGCTGGGCTGCTGCGGGCAACAGGGTCGACGGCCTGCAGGTCGATTTCGATGCGGCCACGAGGGGGCTCGACGGCTATGCCGATTTCCTCTCCCGGTTGCGCTCGGCGCTGCCTCGCCGCTACAAATTGTCGATCACCGGCCTGATGGACTGGAGCGCCAACGGCGACCCGGCGGCGCTAAAGCGCCTCGGCGGGATCGTCGACGAGGTCGTGATCCAGACCTACCAAGGACGCACGACCATCCCCGGCTACGAAGCCTATTTCCGGCGGATGAAAGGATTCCCATTGCCGTTCAAAGTTGGGCTGGTCGACAACGGCCGGTGGCATGAGCCGGCAGGGTTGGCCGACGAGCCGAATTTTCGTGGCTACGTCGTTTTCCTGCTGAACGACCGCTAG
- the cmk gene encoding (d)CMP kinase codes for MASRTVPLVIAVDGPAASGKGTIAKALARHYDLPHMDTGLLYRAVALSLFRFGGDAASEFEALRAVDGLAQIDMGDEELRSEVVGSLASRISAYPAVRAALLQRQRQFAAQDGGAVLDGRDIGTVIAPNATAKLFVTASAEVRARRRLAELEGRGMPAHYDDVLLDIRARDARDAGRDSAPLVQADDADLLDTSELGVDAAIAAAIALVDARLAIA; via the coding sequence ATGGCCAGCCGTACCGTTCCCCTCGTCATCGCCGTCGACGGCCCCGCCGCCAGCGGTAAGGGCACCATCGCCAAGGCGCTGGCCCGCCACTACGACCTGCCGCACATGGACACTGGCCTGCTCTACCGGGCGGTGGCGCTCAGCCTGTTCCGTTTCGGCGGCGACGCGGCCAGCGAGTTCGAGGCGCTGCGCGCGGTGGATGGCCTGGCGCAAATCGACATGGGCGACGAAGAATTGCGCAGCGAAGTCGTCGGCTCGCTCGCCAGCCGTATCTCTGCCTATCCCGCGGTCCGCGCGGCCCTGCTCCAACGGCAGCGTCAGTTTGCGGCGCAGGATGGCGGCGCGGTGCTCGACGGCCGCGACATCGGGACGGTGATCGCTCCCAACGCGACCGCTAAGCTGTTCGTCACCGCGTCCGCCGAGGTGCGCGCGCGCCGCCGGCTGGCCGAGCTGGAAGGTCGGGGCATGCCGGCGCATTACGACGACGTATTGCTCGACATCCGCGCCCGCGACGCCCGCGACGCCGGCCGCGATTCGGCGCCGCTGGTGCAGGCTGACGATGCCGACCTGCTGGACACTAGCGAGCTGGGCGTTGACGCGGCGATCGCGGCCGCGATCGCGCTGGTCGATGCGCGCCTTGCGATCGCCTAG
- a CDS encoding FYDLN acid domain-containing protein encodes MVKPEWGTKRTCPKCSTRFYDLTKDEPVTCIECGNQWHPEPVLKSKQPLPYEAVQADKPVKDDEDLGADDLAIDEDEEPSADDEVDLSTGDDDLGVATGDEDEEN; translated from the coding sequence ATGGTCAAACCCGAATGGGGCACCAAGCGCACCTGCCCCAAGTGCTCGACCCGCTTTTACGACCTCACCAAGGACGAACCGGTCACCTGCATCGAATGCGGTAACCAGTGGCATCCGGAACCAGTGCTTAAGTCCAAGCAGCCGCTTCCCTACGAAGCGGTGCAGGCCGACAAGCCGGTCAAGGACGATGAAGACCTCGGCGCCGATGATCTGGCGATCGACGAAGACGAAGAGCCGAGCGCGGACGACGAAGTCGACCTGTCGACCGGCGACGACGACCTGGGCGTTGCGACCGGCGACGAGGACGAAGAAAACTAA
- a CDS encoding cytochrome b/b6 domain-containing protein gives MTVETHSDDVPPAATAVPAPSPPTDRVEPKGGDLVRRHRLSTRLWHWTNVVALFILLMSGLMIFNAHPRLYWGEYGANFDHPWLMIGSQGDEGYVRVGSVKVDTTGVLGVWTDKAGKVQHRAFPYWITIPSEYSLADARLWHFAFAWILAVPLTIYMLWSLFNRHIVRDLRIRLDEVRPSHLWHDIKEHARLRFPTGAEALNYNILQKLSYVGVLFVLLPLVILTGLTMSPNLNAGMTPLLDLFGGRQSARSLHFIAAMLLTGFFGVHILMVILAGPINEVRSMITGRYRLPKERN, from the coding sequence ATGACGGTTGAGACGCATTCCGACGACGTGCCGCCTGCCGCAACAGCGGTTCCCGCGCCGTCGCCCCCCACTGACCGGGTAGAACCCAAAGGCGGCGACCTCGTTCGCCGTCATCGCCTATCGACGCGGCTGTGGCACTGGACCAATGTAGTTGCGCTGTTCATCCTGTTGATGAGCGGGCTGATGATCTTCAACGCCCATCCTCGCCTCTATTGGGGCGAGTATGGGGCCAATTTCGATCATCCCTGGCTGATGATCGGATCACAGGGCGACGAAGGCTATGTCCGGGTCGGGTCGGTGAAGGTCGACACCACCGGCGTCCTCGGCGTGTGGACGGACAAGGCGGGCAAGGTGCAACACCGTGCCTTCCCCTATTGGATAACCATCCCTTCGGAATATAGCCTGGCCGACGCCCGGCTGTGGCACTTCGCCTTCGCCTGGATCCTGGCGGTACCGCTGACGATCTACATGCTCTGGTCGCTGTTCAATCGCCATATCGTCCGCGACCTCAGGATAAGGCTTGATGAGGTCCGCCCGTCGCACCTGTGGCACGACATCAAGGAACATGCGCGCCTGCGCTTTCCCACCGGCGCTGAGGCGTTGAACTACAACATCCTGCAAAAGCTGTCCTACGTCGGCGTCTTGTTCGTGCTGCTGCCGCTGGTCATCCTGACCGGGCTGACCATGTCGCCTAACCTCAACGCCGGAATGACGCCGCTGCTCGACCTGTTCGGGGGGCGCCAGTCGGCGCGCTCGCTCCACTTCATCGCGGCAATGCTGCTCACCGGCTTTTTCGGCGTACATATCCTGATGGTGATCCTCGCCGGCCCGATCAACGAAGTCCGGTCGATGATCACCGGCCGCTATCGCCTCCCTAAGGAAAGGAACTGA
- a CDS encoding molybdopterin-dependent oxidoreductase, which produces MDDTILPRRQFLAGLTAGAGGLILTGCDKFNANPDFREALRFGDQLHYRSQRLITGRNELAREYRPDQMSPVFRANGNINPGGDEYQAHVANRFADWRLVVDGLVARPLRLSLAQLQSMPTREQTTRHDCVEGWSAIGKWAGPQLSRLLDAARLSPRARFIVFHCADRMGANPYYESIDLVDAFHPQTILAWRMNGQMLPVQHGAPIRLRVERQLGYKQAKYVMRIEARERLDDLYGGKGGAWEDRADYHWYAGI; this is translated from the coding sequence ATGGACGATACGATCCTTCCGCGCCGCCAATTCCTGGCCGGGCTGACCGCAGGGGCCGGCGGCTTGATCCTGACCGGCTGCGACAAATTCAACGCCAATCCGGACTTCCGCGAAGCGCTGCGCTTCGGCGACCAGCTGCATTACCGCAGCCAGCGACTGATTACCGGCCGCAACGAACTGGCCCGCGAATATCGGCCCGACCAGATGTCCCCGGTGTTTCGCGCCAACGGCAACATCAATCCCGGCGGCGACGAATATCAGGCTCATGTTGCCAATCGCTTCGCCGACTGGCGGCTGGTGGTCGATGGGCTGGTCGCACGCCCCCTGCGCCTCAGCCTAGCGCAGCTGCAGTCGATGCCGACCCGCGAACAGACCACACGCCACGATTGCGTCGAAGGATGGTCGGCGATCGGCAAATGGGCCGGACCCCAATTGTCGCGCCTGCTCGACGCCGCCCGGCTTTCCCCGCGGGCACGGTTCATCGTCTTCCACTGCGCCGACCGTATGGGCGCCAATCCCTATTATGAATCGATCGACCTGGTCGATGCCTTCCATCCGCAGACGATCCTCGCCTGGCGGATGAACGGCCAGATGCTGCCGGTCCAGCATGGCGCCCCGATCCGCTTAAGGGTCGAGCGGCAGCTGGGCTACAAACAGGCCAAATATGTCATGCGGATCGAAGCGCGCGAGCGGCTCGACGATCTCTACGGCGGCAAGGGCGGCGCGTGGGAAGACCGCGCCGACTATCACTGGTACGCCGGGATCTAG